One Choloepus didactylus isolate mChoDid1 chromosome 8, mChoDid1.pri, whole genome shotgun sequence DNA window includes the following coding sequences:
- the CCDC184 gene encoding coiled-coil domain-containing protein 184: MEDGLLEIMTKDGGDMPAPLEVSTVPAVGDVISAEYNSGMKELMEHLKAQLQALFEDVRAMRGALDEQASHIQVLSDDVCANQRAIVSMCRIMTTAPRQGGLGVVGGKGSFQGAPQEPGIPSLGTGDSSLLGRDPEDEEGDDDEEEKEVPSPAAPTSHCERPKSPCAGLLVGDGPLVEPLDLPDIALLQLEGEATL; the protein is encoded by the coding sequence ATGGAGGACGGTCTGCTGGAGATCATGACCAAGGACGGCGGCGACATGCCGGCGCCTCTGGAGGTGTCCACCGTGCCGGCCGTGGGGGACGTGATCTCCGCGGAGTACAACAGCGGCATGAAGGAACTGATGGAACACCTGAAGGCCCAGCTGCAGGCCCTGTTTGAGGACGTGAGGGCCATGCGGGGGGCCCTGGACGAGCAGGCCTCGCATATCCAGGTGCTCTCGGACGACGTGTGCGCCAACCAACGGGCCATCGTCTCCATGTGCCGGATTATGACCACCGCGCCTCGCCAGGGCGGCCTGGGTGTGGTCGGCGGCAAGGGGAGCTTCCAGGGCGCCCCCCAAGAGCCGGGGATCCCTTCGCTTGGGACTGGAGACAGCAGCTTGCTGGGTCGCGATCCCGAAGACGAGGAGGGCGACGACGACgaagaggagaaggaggtgcCCAGTCCCGCCGCACCCACCAGTCACTGTGAGCGCCCCAAGAGCCCCTGTGCTGGTCTCCTTGTGGGGGACGGGCCACTTGTGGAGCCCCTTGATCTGCCCGACATTGCCCTGCTGCAGTTGGAGGGCGAGGCCACCCTGTGA